A section of the Oryzias latipes chromosome 10, ASM223467v1 genome encodes:
- the LOC101167374 gene encoding zinc-binding protein A33, whose translation MAEANALEELHTELTCPVCLELFHDPVILECGHHFCKVCIVQCWEAKADDFSNCPKCRKSCTRKLRPNSLLCNVVESVRRARATDAAPWTPGEDREGAPEMQEERRAGSSLSSEVSSIGHWLVMDMCEEHEEKLKLYCEDDQLPICLVCGMSRDHKTHNVIPITEAFENYRDKLTTALERVQLHTENATHFQSQTNEKILRIKERAGDLEEVVNAEFVRLKEFLLEEEERIKEKLQREKAEKLSQLEEALTKATEQISQLENTAEKFRLKLREEENPEQLKGIKDFIGVTESLFERRVEVGVDLQSGEFLGPLQYTIWRKITSLFQPIIARVTLDPKTAYPCLWVSPCRTSVHVGKIQSNLPNNPERFTRYNIVLGSEAFSSGRHYWEVEVGCKTAWGLGVVNGSVNRKEEISLCPQDGFWTLVLRDKGNGTSEYEACTDTDDSLIHPPKPPRRVGVYLDYGRGEVAFYDAEDMSHLFTFSDAKFSEPVFPYFNPWPIINGRNQEPLTIVTPLYGTNAPFHLVGGN comes from the exons ATGGCGGAAGCCAACGCGCTTGAGGAGCTCCACACGGAACTCACTTGTCCGGTGTGTCTGGAGCTGTTCCATGACCCGGTGATCCTCGAGTGCGGACACCACTTCTGCAAGGTGTGCATCGTCCAGTGCTGGGAAGCCAAAGCCGACGATTTTTCCAACTGTCCGAAGTGTAGGAAGTCGTGCACTCGCAAACTTCGCCCGAACTCGCTCCTGTGCAACGTCGTGGAGAGCGTTCGCAGAGCGCGCGCCACGGACGCAGCTCCGTGGACACCCGGGGAGGATCGCGAAGGTGCACCGGAGATGCAGGAGGAACGGAGGGCCGGGTCCAGCCTAAGCAGCGAGGTGTCGTCCATCGGACACTGGCTGGTGATGGACATGTGTGAAGAACACGAGGAGAAGCTGAAGCTGTACTGTGAGGACGACCAGCTGCCCATCTGCCTGGTGTGCGGGATGAGCCGAGACCACAAGACCCACAACGTCATCCCCATCACAGAGGCCTTTGAAAACTACAGG GACAAGCTCACCACGGCTTTGGAGAGAGTTCAGCTGCATACTGAGAACGCCACGCACTTCCAGAGCCAGACCAATGAGAAGATCCTCCGCATTAAG GAAAGAGCTGGGGACCTGGAGGAAGTGGTCAATGCCGAGTTTGTTCGTCTGAAGGAGTTCCTGCTCGAGGAAGAGGAGCGCATCAAGGAGAAACTgcagagggagaaagcagagaagCTCAGTCAGCTGGAAGAGGCGCTCACCAAAGCCACGGAGCAAATTAGCCAACTGGAAAACACAGCTGAGAAATTTCGCCTTAAACTCAGGGAGgaagaaaatccagaacagcTCAAG GGAATCAAAGACTTCATCGGAGT aactgAGAGTTTGTTTGAGCGCCGTGTTGAGGTTGGCGTCGATCTGCAGTCAGGAGAGTTTTTGGGACCTCTGCAGTACACAATCTGGAGGAAAATAACTTCACTTTTTCAACCAA TTATTGCCCGGGTGACCCTTGACCCGAAAACGGCCTACCCCTGTCTGTGGGTGTCTCCCTGTCGCACCAGTGTTCATGTGGGAAAAATCCAGTCCAACCTGCCCAATAACCCTGAACGCTTCACCCGCTACAACATCGTCCTGGGCTCTGAAGCCTTTTCCTCCGGCAGACACTACTGGGAGGTGGAGGTGGGCTGTAAGACAGCGTGGGGTCTTGGGGTGGTCAATGGATCCGTCAACAGGAAAGAGGAGATCAGCCTCTGTCCCCAGGATGGTTTCTGGACCCTGGTGTTGAGGGACAAAGGCAACGGCACAAGCGAGTACGAAGCATGCACTGACACGGATGACAGCTTGATACACCCTCCTAAACCCCCTCGAAGGGTGGGGGTCTATCTGGACTATGGTCGAGGTGAAGTAGCCTTCTATGACGCGGAAGACATGAGCCATCTTTTTACTTTCTCCGATGCAAAATTCAGTGAGCCCGTTTTCCCCTACTTTAACCCATGGCCAATCATCAACGGAAGAAACCAGGAGCCGCTCACCATAGTCACACCACTCTATGGGACTAACGCTCCGTTTCACCTGGTCGGGGGAAACTGA
- the LOC101167628 gene encoding zinc finger and SCAN domain-containing protein 2 isoform X1, producing the protein MYLVQLPRDEEEEEEEEEEGGMVEDEEGEGGRSGEGEETANIKEEFIETQSYQPASLQFIKEALKMGLPNQNLCTGPKVQTEELSNQPSTLHSRQKEDDEWGGGSAELSGNGMTMDELRGLESALKVERGHEQAAVTALQRDSEMVRASGIGLAPKYIGLDGLEQEGELESQPPTLQKEDQTRQAKGKDGVRACGTDEGKPKSGWSKKLAEGDSAAATPKEETVEQAELEKVPHLSTPNSVAESVEEEEDGSGDLLHFCPQCGGGFTSQGELEEHPCPLGDAHLQSSGGEDSLFPCAHCGNTFSHAWALKNHECACVAERPHCCEICGKRFTHSRSLERHHLVHTGERPHRCQQCGRSFSRLGNLERHQRIHTGERPYGCEVCGKRFSRVEYLKRHQLIHTNEKTTMHCSNCGRGFSDVEQLKKHQCF; encoded by the exons ATGTACCTTGTCCAACTCCCCCgggatgaagaagaagaagaggaagaggaggaggagggagggatggTGGAAGATGAGGAAGGGGAGGGCGGCCGCAGCGGTGAGGGGGAGGAGACAGCCAACATCAAAGAGGAG tttattGAAACACAGAGCTATCAGCCGGCCTCCCTGCAGTTCATCAAGGAGGCTTTGAAGATGGGTCTGCCCAACCAGAACCTCTGCACCGGCCCCAAAGTCCAGACTGAAG AGCTGTCGAATCAGCCTTCAACTCTTCATTCAAGACAAAAAGAGGACGATGAGTGGGGAGGGGGCTCTGCAGAGCTCTCAGGAAACGGCATGACTATGGATGAGCTGCGGGGACTGGAGTCGGCATTGAAAGTGGAGAGAGGGCACGAACAGGCTGCGGTGACGGCTTTGCAGCGCGACTCCGAGATGGTGCGAGCCAGTGGGATCGGCTTGGCGCCAAAGTACATCGGCCTTGATGGTCTGGAGCAAGAAGGAGAGCTGGAGTCACAGCCTCCCACTCTGCAGAAGGAGGACCAGACGAGGCAAGCCAAAGGGAAGGATGGAGTGAGGGCATGTGGGACTGATGAAGGAAAGCCGAAGTCAGGCTGGTCAAAGAAACTTGCAGAGGGCGACTCAGCTGCAGCTACACCTAAAGAGGAGACTGTGGAGCAGGCGGAGCTAGAGAAAGTGCCGCACCTGTCCACCCCAAATAGTGTTGCTGAGagtgtagaagaagaagaagacggaAGTGGGGACCTCCTCCACTTCTGCCCACAGTGCGGAGGAGGGTTCACTTCACAGGGAGAGCTGGAGGAGCACCCTTGTCCACTAGGTGACGCTCATTTACAGAGCAGCGGAGGAGAGGACAGTCTTTTCCCATGCGCCCACTGCGGCAACACATTCAGCCACGCCTGGGCGCTGAAGAACCACGAGTGCGCCTGCGTGGCCGAGCGGCCGCACTGCTGCGAGATCTGCGGCAAACGCTTCACACACTCGCGCTCGCTGGAGCGCCACCATCTGGTGCACACAGGCGAGAGGCCGCACCGCTGCCAGCAGTGCGGACGCAGCTTCAGTCGCCTTGGCAACCTGGAGCGGCATCAGCGCATCCACACGGGGGAGCGGCCGTACGGCTGCGAGGTGTGCGGCAAGCGCTTCAGCCGCGTGGAGTATTTAAAGAGACACCAGCTCATACACACCAACGAAAAGACAACAATGCACTGCTCCAactgtgggaggggcttcagCGACGTGGAACAGCTCAAAAAACACCAATGCTTCTAG
- the LOC101167628 gene encoding zinc finger and SCAN domain-containing protein 22 isoform X2, with protein MGLPNQNLCTGPKVQTEELSNQPSTLHSRQKEDDEWGGGSAELSGNGMTMDELRGLESALKVERGHEQAAVTALQRDSEMVRASGIGLAPKYIGLDGLEQEGELESQPPTLQKEDQTRQAKGKDGVRACGTDEGKPKSGWSKKLAEGDSAAATPKEETVEQAELEKVPHLSTPNSVAESVEEEEDGSGDLLHFCPQCGGGFTSQGELEEHPCPLGDAHLQSSGGEDSLFPCAHCGNTFSHAWALKNHECACVAERPHCCEICGKRFTHSRSLERHHLVHTGERPHRCQQCGRSFSRLGNLERHQRIHTGERPYGCEVCGKRFSRVEYLKRHQLIHTNEKTTMHCSNCGRGFSDVEQLKKHQCF; from the exons ATGGGTCTGCCCAACCAGAACCTCTGCACCGGCCCCAAAGTCCAGACTGAAG AGCTGTCGAATCAGCCTTCAACTCTTCATTCAAGACAAAAAGAGGACGATGAGTGGGGAGGGGGCTCTGCAGAGCTCTCAGGAAACGGCATGACTATGGATGAGCTGCGGGGACTGGAGTCGGCATTGAAAGTGGAGAGAGGGCACGAACAGGCTGCGGTGACGGCTTTGCAGCGCGACTCCGAGATGGTGCGAGCCAGTGGGATCGGCTTGGCGCCAAAGTACATCGGCCTTGATGGTCTGGAGCAAGAAGGAGAGCTGGAGTCACAGCCTCCCACTCTGCAGAAGGAGGACCAGACGAGGCAAGCCAAAGGGAAGGATGGAGTGAGGGCATGTGGGACTGATGAAGGAAAGCCGAAGTCAGGCTGGTCAAAGAAACTTGCAGAGGGCGACTCAGCTGCAGCTACACCTAAAGAGGAGACTGTGGAGCAGGCGGAGCTAGAGAAAGTGCCGCACCTGTCCACCCCAAATAGTGTTGCTGAGagtgtagaagaagaagaagacggaAGTGGGGACCTCCTCCACTTCTGCCCACAGTGCGGAGGAGGGTTCACTTCACAGGGAGAGCTGGAGGAGCACCCTTGTCCACTAGGTGACGCTCATTTACAGAGCAGCGGAGGAGAGGACAGTCTTTTCCCATGCGCCCACTGCGGCAACACATTCAGCCACGCCTGGGCGCTGAAGAACCACGAGTGCGCCTGCGTGGCCGAGCGGCCGCACTGCTGCGAGATCTGCGGCAAACGCTTCACACACTCGCGCTCGCTGGAGCGCCACCATCTGGTGCACACAGGCGAGAGGCCGCACCGCTGCCAGCAGTGCGGACGCAGCTTCAGTCGCCTTGGCAACCTGGAGCGGCATCAGCGCATCCACACGGGGGAGCGGCCGTACGGCTGCGAGGTGTGCGGCAAGCGCTTCAGCCGCGTGGAGTATTTAAAGAGACACCAGCTCATACACACCAACGAAAAGACAACAATGCACTGCTCCAactgtgggaggggcttcagCGACGTGGAACAGCTCAAAAAACACCAATGCTTCTAG
- the mif gene encoding macrophage migration inhibitory factor: protein MPMFVVNTNVAKSDVPAALLSEATEELAKAMGKPAQYIAVLINPDQMMMFGGKGDPCALCSLHSIGKISGAHNKQYSKLLCGLLNKHLGICQDRIYVNFVDMDAANVGWNNTTFG, encoded by the exons ATGCCGATGTTTGTAGTGAACACCAACGTGGCTAAAAGCGACGTACCGGCGGCCCTGCTGTCTGAGGCTACGGAGGAACTGGCCAAGGCGATGGGGAAGCCCGCCCag TACATTGCAGTGCTGATCAACCCCGACCAGATGATGATGTTCGGAGGGAAGGGAGACCCCTGCGCGCTCTGCTCCCTCCACAGCATCGGCAAGATCAGCGGGGCTCACAACAAGCAATACTCCAAACTGCTGTGTGGCCTGCTCAACAAACACCTGGGCATCTGTCAAGACAG gatCTATGTTAACTTTGTTGACATGGATGCAGCCAATGTGGGCTGGAACAACACTACATTTGGCTAA